The Streptomyces sp. cg36 genomic interval ACCTGCGAGAGTTCGGGCGTCCCGCCCGCCGCCCACTGCGTCCCGGCGTCCACCACGTCGACCTCGCGGCCGGAGGCGAGCCGCACCACCGGCTGCCCGCCCGGCCACACCTGCCAGGAGGCGCCCTCGACCGTGCGGACCAGGACCGTACCCAGGTAGAGGCCCGCGTCATTGCCCAGCCAGGGCAGCTCCTCCGGGTCGTCGCGCCAGCGCGGCGGCAGCTGGTCGAGGGCGGCCAACGAGGCCGGGGTGTCGTCCAGTTCGAGCCCGGCCTGCTGGGCCCGCACCCGGAGCAGCTCGCACTCCGCGAGCAGCTCCCCCACACCCTCCGGATCCGTCTCCACCGCCTCGGCGAGCGCCGCCGTCCGCTGCGAGCCGTGCCGCTTGCGCCAGTTGTCCAGGATGTTCATGCCGCCAGCGTCCCACCGGCGGCGAGCCGCGCACCACTGGGCGCGCGGATATCAGATCTCCAGATCGACGACCACGGGCGCGTGGTCGGACGCGCCCTTGCCCTTGCGCTCCTCGCGGTCCACATAGCTGTCCTTGACCGCCTCGGCGAACGGCGCGTTGCCGTACACCAGGTCGATGCGCATGCCCCGGTTCTTGGGGAAGGCGAGCTGGCGGTAGTCCCAGTAGGTGTACGGCCGGTCGTACTTGAGGGGGCGGGGCACCACGTCCGACAGGCCCGCCCCGCGCAGCGCGGCGAGCGCCGCCCGCTCGGCCGGGGTGACATGGGTCTGCCCCTCGAACGCCGTCACGTCGAACACGTCCTCGTCGGTGGGGGCCACGTTGAAGTCGCCGAGCACCGCGAACGGGCGCTCGCCCGCCGCGTCCTCGGCGACGGCCGCCTTCAGGGCCTCGAACCAGGCCAGCTTGTACGCGTAGTGCCCGTGGCCGACCTCCCGGCCGTTCGGCACGTACACCGACCACAGGCGGACGCCGCCGCAGGTCGCCGAGATGGCGCGGGGCTCCAGGACCTCCTCGAAGCCCGGGTCGCCGGGCAGGCCCGTGACCACGTCGGCCAGGCCCACCCGGGAGACCAGCGCCACCCCGTTCCACCGGCCCGTCGCGTGCACCGCGGACTCGTAGCCCAGCTCCCGCAGCTCGGCCGCGGGGAAGCCCTCGGCGGTGGTCTTGGTCTCCTGGATGCACAGCACATCCGTGCCGCTGTTCTCCAGCCAGGCCAGGAGACGGGGCAGCCGGGCGGTGATCGAGTTGACGTTCCAGGTCGCGATGCGCATGTCCGACAGCCTAACGGCGGGGTCGGACAGTCACAGTTCCACGGACTCCCCGGGCGTCATCCGGGCGTGCTCCGAGCCGCCGAGTCCGCCGATCTGGCGGTCGTAGATCGGCCGGGCGAGATCGGTCAGGAGCGCGTCGTGGATGTCGATCGCCCGGCGCGGCCGGACCTCCCGCACATAGTCGATCACCTCGGAGATCTTGCTCCAGGGCGCCATCACCGGCAGCATCAGCGTGTCCACCGGGTGGTCCGGGACGGTCAGCGCGTCGCCGGGGTGGAAGACCGAACCGTCCACCAGATAGCCGACGTTGGTGATGCGCGGGATGTCCGGGTGGATCACCGCGTGCAGCTCGCCGTGGACCTGGACCTCGAACCCGGCGGCCCGGAAGGCGTCGCCGTGGCCCACGGTGTGCACGCGGCCCGGGAAGGCCGCCGAGATCCGTTCGGCGACGCTGCGCAGCGTCCAGATCTCGGCGCCCGGGTTCGCCTCCATCCCGGCCCGCAGCCGGTCCTCGGCGAAGTGGTCCGGGTGCTCGTGGGTGATGAGGACGGCGTCCGCGCCGAGCGCGGCGTCGGCCTCGCTGAAGGCACCCGGGTCGATGACCAGCGTCCGGCCGTCCTTCTCCAGCCGGACGCACGCGTGGCTCTTCTTGGTCAGCTTCAGGCTCATGCACCCATCCTGCTACGCCCGGCTCAGGGCTGCGGGGTGGTCTCCTCGCGGATCACCGCGCCCGCCGCCCGGAAGGCCGCGCCCGCCGCCGGGACGCCGCAGTACACGGCGGTCTGCAGCAGCACCTCCCGGATCTCCTCGGGGGTCAGCCCGGCCCGCAGGGCGGCCCGGGTGTGGTCGCCGATCTCGTCCCGGTGGCCGCCCGCGACCAGGGCGGTGAGCGCGACGACGGCCCGGGTGCGCCGGTCGAGCCCGTCCCGGGCCCACACCTCGCCCCAGGCGTAACGGGTGGCGAGCTCGTCGAAGTCGCCGGTGAAGCCGTCGGCGCCGGCGGTCTCGGCGTCCACGCGCGCGTCCCCGAGGACCTCGCGCCGCAGCCGCATGCCCGTCTCGTACGGGTCGGGGCGCGCGGGCTCCACGGGCCCCGGGGCGGGCACGGCGGCCACGGCGGCCGGCGGGACCGGCACGTGCAGGGTCCCCGGCGCCTGCACGGCCTGCGGGCCCCGGAGCGCCGGAACCGGCGGCGCGGGGGGCGCAGCGACCGGTCCGGCGGGCGGCGCGGGAACCGGCTGGGGGGTCTCCTGCCAGGCGGTGGAGAAGTGCCGCACCAGCAGGTCGGTGACGGCCCCGGGCTGTTCCACCGGGGCGAGGTGGGCGGCGCCGGGGACCACCGCGAGCCGGGCGTCGGGGATCCCGGCGACCAGGGTGCGGGCCTCGCCGGGGCCGGTGACCCGGTCCTCGGCCCCGGCCAGGACCAGGGTGGGGACGCCGATGCGGCCGAGGTCGGCGCGGACGTCGAAGGCGGCCAGCGCCTCGCAGGCGGCGATGTAGCAGCCGGGGTCG includes:
- a CDS encoding DUF6278 family protein, which translates into the protein MNILDNWRKRHGSQRTAALAEAVETDPEGVGELLAECELLRVRAQQAGLELDDTPASLAALDQLPPRWRDDPEELPWLGNDAGLYLGTVLVRTVEGASWQVWPGGQPVVRLASGREVDVVDAGTQWAAGGTPELSQVYAEAAEI
- a CDS encoding exodeoxyribonuclease III — encoded protein: MRIATWNVNSITARLPRLLAWLENSGTDVLCIQETKTTAEGFPAAELRELGYESAVHATGRWNGVALVSRVGLADVVTGLPGDPGFEEVLEPRAISATCGGVRLWSVYVPNGREVGHGHYAYKLAWFEALKAAVAEDAAGERPFAVLGDFNVAPTDEDVFDVTAFEGQTHVTPAERAALAALRGAGLSDVVPRPLKYDRPYTYWDYRQLAFPKNRGMRIDLVYGNAPFAEAVKDSYVDREERKGKGASDHAPVVVDLEI
- a CDS encoding MBL fold metallo-hydrolase, whose amino-acid sequence is MKLTKKSHACVRLEKDGRTLVIDPGAFSEADAALGADAVLITHEHPDHFAEDRLRAGMEANPGAEIWTLRSVAERISAAFPGRVHTVGHGDAFRAAGFEVQVHGELHAVIHPDIPRITNVGYLVDGSVFHPGDALTVPDHPVDTLMLPVMAPWSKISEVIDYVREVRPRRAIDIHDALLTDLARPIYDRQIGGLGGSEHARMTPGESVEL
- a CDS encoding alpha/beta fold hydrolase, producing the protein MSDATETPLTETPEPAGAPTLQYRIDGPDDAPVLVLGPSLGTTWHMWDRQIPELAQSRRIVRFDLPGHGGAPAQPAASVGELADRLVATLDGLGVGRFGYAGSAIGAAVGADLALRHPGRLASLALIAASPRFGTADEYRQRGVVVRSNGMDPMARSAPERWFTPAYAAAQPAIVDWAVQMVRTTDPGCYIAACEALAAFDVRADLGRIGVPTLVLAGAEDRVTGPGEARTLVAGIPDARLAVVPGAAHLAPVEQPGAVTDLLVRHFSTAWQETPQPVPAPPAGPVAAPPAPPVPALRGPQAVQAPGTLHVPVPPAAVAAVPAPGPVEPARPDPYETGMRLRREVLGDARVDAETAGADGFTGDFDELATRYAWGEVWARDGLDRRTRAVVALTALVAGGHRDEIGDHTRAALRAGLTPEEIREVLLQTAVYCGVPAAGAAFRAAGAVIREETTPQP